From Schistocerca americana isolate TAMUIC-IGC-003095 chromosome 11, iqSchAmer2.1, whole genome shotgun sequence, the proteins below share one genomic window:
- the LOC124553513 gene encoding plectin-like gives MACEDSTACEDSTACEDSTAREDSTVCEDSTACDNSTACEDSTACEDSAACEDSTACEDSTACEDSTACEDGTACEDGTAYKDGTACEDNTGCGYSTACVDSTGCEDSTACEDSTACEDSTACEDSTACEDSIACEDRTACEDSTACEDGSACEDGTACEDGTACKDITASQLERTAQLQRTAKLERTAQLERAAQLQRAAQLERAAQLESPAQLERAAQIECTAQLERKSQPERTPQPERTAELERTAQLTRTGKLARTAKLVRTAKLVRTARLARTARLAWTARLPRTARLARTARLARTAQLARTAQLARTAQLVRTAQLARTALLERTAQLERTAQLWRTAQHKRAAQLERAAQLERAAQLERAAQLVRTAELERAAQLARTAQLARTAKVARTAKLARTAKLARTAKVARTARLARTAQLARRAQLVRTAQIVGTAQLSRTAQLAMTAQLARTARLARTAQLERTAQLERTAQLWRTARHKRAAQLERTAQLERTAQLERTAQLERTAQLEMTAQLERTAQHDRTAQLERTAQLERTAQLERTAQLERSAQLERTAQLERTAQIERTAQLERTAQLERTAQLERTAQPERTAQRERTAQLEWAAQLERTAQLERTAQLEKTALLERKAQHAKTAKLAKTARLARKARLARTARLAMTAQLARTVQLARTAQLARTAQLARTAQLTRTAELARTAQLARTAQLARTAQLARTAQLARTAQLTKTAQLASTAQLARTAQLARTTQVAGTAQLAWTAQVARTAQLARTAQLARTAQVARTA, from the exons atggcttgcgaggacagcacggcttgcgaggacagcacggcttgcgaggacagcacggctcgcgaggacagcacggtatgcgaggacagcacggcttgcgataacagcacagcttgcgaggacagtacagcttgtgaggacagcgcagcttgcgaggacagcacagcttgcgaggacagcacagcttgcgaggacagcacagcttgcgaggacggcacagcttgcgaggacggcacagcttacaaagacggcacagcttgcgaggacaacacaggttgcgggtacagcacagcttgcgtggacagcacaggttgcgaggacagcacagcttgcgaggatagcacggcttgcgaggacagcacagcttgcgaagacagcacagcttgcgaggacagcatagcttgcgaggacaggacagcttgcgaggacagcacagcttgtgaggatggctcagcttgcgaggacggcacagcttgcgaggacggcacagcttgcaaggacatcacagctt ctcaacttgagaggacagctcaacttcagaggacagcaaaacttgagaggactgctcaacttgagagggctgctcagcttcagagggcagctcaacttgagagggcagctcaacttgagagcccagctcaacttgagagggcagctcaaattgagtgtacagctcaacttgagaggaaatctcaacctgagaggacacctcaacctgagaggacagctgaacttgagaggacagcacaacttacgaggacaggaaagcttgcgaggacagcaaagcttgtgaggacagcaaagcttgtgaggacagcacggcttgcgaggacagcaaggcttgcgtggacagcacggcttccgaggacagcacggcttgcaaggacagcacggcttgcgaggacagcacagcttgcgaggacagcacagcttgcgaggacagcacagcttgtgaggacagcacagcttgcgaggacagcattacttgagaggacagctcaacttgagaggacagctcaactttggaggacagctcaacataagagggcagctcaacttgagagggcagctcaacttgagagggcagctcaacttgagagggcagctcaacttgtgaggacagctgaacttgagagggcagcacaacttgcgaggactgcacaacttgcgagaacagcaaaggtcgcgaggacagcaaagctcgcgaggacagcaaagcttgcgaggacagcaaaagtcgcaaggacagcacggctcgcgaggacagcacagcttgcgaggagagcacagcttgtgaggacagcacaaattgtggggacagcacagctttcgaggacagcacagcttgcgatgacagcacaacttgcgaggacagcacggcttgcgaggacagctcaacttgagaggacagctcaacttgagaggacagctcaactttggaggacagctagacataagagggcagctcaacttgagaggacagctcaacttgagaggacagctcaacttgagaggacagctcaacttgagaggacagctcaactagagatgacagctcaactagagaggacagctcaacatgataggacagctcaacttgagaggacagctcaacttgagaggacagctcaactagagaggacagctcaacttgagaggtcagctcaacttgagaggacagctcaacttgagaggacagctcaaattgagaggacagctcaacttgagaggacagctcaacttgagaggacagctcaacttgagaggacagcacaacctgagaggacagcacaacgtgagaggacagctcaacttgagtgggcagctcaacttgagaggacagctcaacttgagaggacagcccaacttgagaagacagcactacttgagaggaaagcacaacatgcgaagacagcaaagcttgcgaagacagcacggctggcgaggaaagcacggcttgcgaggacagcaaggcttgcgatgacagcacagcttgcgaggacagtacagcttgcgaggacagcgcagcttgcgaggacagcacagcttgcgaggacagcacagctaacgaggacagcagagcttgcgaggacagcacagcttgcgaggacagcacagcttgcgaggacagcacagcttgcgaggacggcacagcttgcgaggacggcacagcttacaaagacggcacagcttgcgagcacagcacagcttgcgaggacagcacagcttgcgaggacaacacaggttgcggggacagcacagcttgcgtggacagcacaggttgcgaggacagcacagcttgcgaggacagcacagcttgcgaggacagcacaggttgcgaggacagcatag
- the LOC124553514 gene encoding prestalk protein-like, with amino-acid sequence MACEDSTSCEDSTACEDSTACEDSTGCEDSTACEESTACEDSTACEESAACEDSTACEDSTACEDSTACEDGTACEDGTAYKDGTACEDSTACEDSTACEDNTGCGDSTACVDSTGCEDSTACEDSTACEDSTACEDSTACEDSIACEDRTACEDSTACEDGSACEDGTACEDGTACKDITACEDSST; translated from the coding sequence atggcttgcgaggacagcacgtcttgcgaggacagcacggcttgcgaggacagcacagcttgcgaggacagcacaggttgtgaggacagcacagcttgcgaggagagtacagcttgcgaggacagcacagcttgcgaggagagcgcagcttgcgaggacagcacagcttgcgaggacagcacagcttgcgaggacagcacagcttgcgaggacggcacagcttgcgaggacggcacagcttacaaagacggcacagcttgcgaggacagcacagcttgcgaggacagcacagcttgcgaggacaacacaggttgcggggacagcacagcttgcgtggacagcacaggttgcgaggacagcacagcttgcgaggacagcacggcttgcgaggacagcacagcttgcgaagacagcacagcttgcgaggacagcatagcttgcgaggacaggacagcttgcgaggacagcacagcttgtgaggatggctcagcttgcgaggacggcacagcttgcgaggacggcacagcttgcaaggacatcacagcttgcgaggacagctcaacttga
- the LOC124553515 gene encoding uncharacterized protein LOC124553515 has translation MLSSQAVLSSQAVLSSQDVLSSQPVLSTQAVLSPQPVLSSQAVLSSQAVLSVPSSQAVLSSQAVLSSQAVLSSQAVLSSLAVLSSQAVLSSQAALSSQAVLSSQAVLSSQALLSSQAVLSSPAVLSSQALLSSHVVLSSQVVLSSQVGLSSQVELPSQVGLPTQVELSSHVVLSSQVVLSSQVELSSQVELSSQVELSSQVELSSQVELSSRVELTSQVELSSLVELSSQVELSSQVELSYHVELSSLVELSSLVELSSQVELSSQVELSSQVELSSQVELPSYVELSSKVELSSQVELSSQVELSSQAVLSSQVVLSSQPVLSSKAVLSSQFVLSSQAVLSSQAVLSSRSVLSLRLLLSSRALLSSRALLSSRPLLSSQVVQSSQVVLPSQVQLSSQVELPSQVELPSQVELPSQVELPSYVELSSKVELSSQVELSSQVMLSSQAVLSSQAVLSSQAVLSSQAVLCSQAVLSLQAVLSSEAVLSTQALLSSQAVLSSQALLSSQALLSSQAFLSS, from the exons atgctgtcctcgcaagctgtgctgtcctcgcaagctgtgctgtcctcgcaggacgtgctgtcctcgcaacctgtgctgtccacgcaagctgtgctgtccccgcaacctgtgttgtcctcgcaagctgtgctgtcctcgcaagctgtgctgt ctgtgccgtcctcgcaagctgtgctgtcctcgcaagctgtgctgtcctcgcaagctgtgctgtcctcgcaagctgtgctgtcctcgttagctgtgctgtcctcgcaagctgtgctgtcctcgcaagctgcgctgtcctcgcaagctgtactgtcctcgcaagctgtgctgtcatcgcaagccttgctgtcctcgcaagccgtgctttcctcgccagccgtgctgtcttcgcaagctttgctgtcttcgcatgttgtgctttcctctcaagtagtgctgtcctctcaagttgggctgtcctctcaagttgagctgccctctcaagttgggctgcccactcaagttgagctgtcctctcacgttgtgctgtcctctcaggttgtgctgtcctctcaagttgagctgtcctctcaagttgagctgtcctctcaagttgagctgtcctctcaagttgagctgtcctctcaagttgagctgtcctctagagttgagctgacctctcaagttgagctgtcctctctagttgagctgtcctctcaagttgagctgtcctctcaagttgagctgtcctatcatgttgagctgtcctctctagttgagctgtcatctctagttgagctgtcctctcaagttgagctgtcctctcaagttgagctgtcctctcaagttgagctgtcctctcaagttgagctgccctcttatgttgagctgtcctccaaagttgagctgtcctctcaagttgagctgtcctctcaagttgagctgtcctcgcaagccgtgctgtcctcgcaagttgtgctgtcatcgcaacctgtgctgtcctcgaaagctgtgctgtcctcccaatttgtgctgtcctcgcaagctgtgctctcctcgcaagctgtgctgtcctcgcgatccgtgctgtccttgcgacttttgctgtcctcgcgagctttgctgtcctcgcgagctttactgtcctcgcgacctttgctgtcctcgcaagttgtgcagtcctcgcaagttgtgctgccctctcaagttcagctgtcctcacaagttgagctgccctctcaagttgagctgccctctcaagttgagctgccctctcaagttgagctgccctcttatgttgagctgtcctccaaagttgagctgtcctctcaagttgagctgtcctctcaagtaatgctgtcctcgcaagctgtgctgtcctcgcaagctgtgctgtcctcgcaagctgtgctgtcctcgcaagctgtgctgtgctcgcaagccgtgctgtccttgcaagccgtgctgtcctcggaagccgtgctgtccacgcaagccttgctgtcctcgcaagccgtgctgtcctcacaagctttgctgtcctcacaagctttgctgtcctcgcaagctttcttgtcctcgtaa
- the LOC124553516 gene encoding prestalk protein-like → MAAQLERAAQLERAAQLQCSTTCENSKACEDSKACEDSKACEDSTACEDSTACEDSTACEDSTACEDSTACEDSTACELSTACEDSTACEDSTACEDSLACEDSTACEDSTASEDSTACEDSTACEDSTACEDSTACEDSTACEVSTPCEGSTPCEGSTACEDSTACEESTACENSSACEVSTACEDSTACEDSTACEDGTACEDGTAYKDGTACEDSTACEDSTACEDNTGCGDSTACVDSTGCEDSTACEDSTACEDSTACEDSTACEDSIACGDSTACELSTACEDSTACEDSTACEDSTACEDSIACEDSTTCEDSTACEDSTGCEDSTAC, encoded by the exons atggcagctcaacttgagagggcagctcaacttgagagggcagctcaacttcagt gcagcacaacttgcgagaacagcaaagcttgtgaggacagcaaagcttgtgaggacagcaaagcttgtgaggacagcacagcttgcgaggacagcacagcttgcgaggacagcacagcttgcgaggacagcacagcttgcgaggacagcacagcttgcgaggacagcacagcttgcgagctcagcacagcttgcgaggacagcacagcttgcgaggacagcacagcttgcgaggacagcttagcttgcgaggacagcacagcttgcgaggacagcacagctagcgaggacagcacagcttgcgaggacagcacagcttgcgaggacagcacagcttgcgaggacagcacagcttgcgaggacagcacagcttgcgaggtcagcacaccttgcgagggcagcacaccttgcgagggcagcacagcttgcgaggacagcacagcttgcgaggagagcacagcttgcgagaacagctcagcttgcgaggtcagcacagcttgcgaggacagcacagcttgtgaggacagcacagcttgcgaggacggcacagcttgcgaggacggcacagcttacaaagacggcacagcttgcgaggacagcacagcttgcgaggacagcacagcttgcgaggacaacacaggttgcggggacagcacagcttgcgttgacagcacaggttgcgaggacagcacggcttgcgaggacagcacggcttgcgaggacagcacagcttgcgaggacagcacagcttgcgaggacagcatagcttgcggggacagcacagcttgcgagctcagcacagcttgcgaggacagcacagcttgcgaggacagcacagcttgcgaggacagcacagcttgcgaggacagcatagcttgcgaggacagcacaacttgcgaggacagcacagcttgcgaggacagcacaggttgcgaggacagcacagcttgctag